One genomic window of Nocardioides daphniae includes the following:
- a CDS encoding CpaF family protein produces the protein MDQALVRRLREEVADLLARQRREDAANGLAPMSAEDERQFARAVVNRVLDRYAREEVTSGRSPMTSEEEFQLAEGVHAALFGVGRLQPLLDDPEVENVDINGCDNVFIGYSDGREVRGEPVAESDEELIELVQTLGAYSGLTSRPFDTSNPQLDLRLPDGSRLSAVMGVCPRPSLSIRRARLSKVHLEDLVGYGTMSPELAAFLSAAVRARKNIMIAGATNAGKTTLLRALANEIEPDERLITVERALELGLGEFPELHPNVVAFEERLPNTEGTGAIHMAELVRRSLRMNPSRVIVGEVLGDEIVTMLNAMSQGNDGSLSTIHANSSAEVFNRICTYAIQSAERLPAEATTMLIGGAIDFVLFVERVNNFATGGSLRRMITSVREVNGVDGRVLSSEVFAMGEHGYAEPAAQISCMADLEAVGYVPGAAPTWVEYSA, from the coding sequence ATGGACCAGGCACTCGTACGCCGCCTGCGTGAAGAAGTCGCCGACCTCCTGGCTCGGCAGCGCCGCGAGGACGCGGCCAACGGGCTGGCCCCCATGTCCGCCGAGGACGAGCGCCAGTTCGCGCGCGCCGTCGTCAACCGGGTGCTCGACAGGTACGCCCGCGAAGAGGTGACCAGCGGACGCTCGCCGATGACGTCGGAGGAGGAGTTCCAGCTCGCCGAGGGCGTGCACGCTGCTCTCTTCGGCGTCGGCCGGTTGCAGCCCCTGCTCGACGACCCAGAGGTCGAGAACGTCGACATCAACGGGTGCGACAACGTCTTCATCGGCTACTCCGACGGCCGTGAGGTGCGTGGTGAGCCGGTCGCCGAGAGCGACGAGGAGCTGATCGAGCTCGTCCAGACCCTCGGTGCCTACAGCGGCCTGACCAGTCGCCCCTTCGACACCTCGAACCCGCAGCTCGACCTGCGGTTGCCGGACGGCTCCCGCCTCTCGGCAGTGATGGGCGTCTGCCCCCGGCCGTCCCTGTCCATCCGCCGGGCCCGCCTGTCGAAGGTGCACCTCGAGGACCTGGTCGGCTACGGGACCATGTCGCCCGAGCTGGCAGCCTTCCTCTCCGCCGCCGTGCGGGCGCGCAAGAACATCATGATCGCCGGCGCGACCAACGCCGGAAAGACGACGTTGCTGCGTGCCCTGGCCAACGAGATCGAGCCGGATGAGCGCCTCATCACCGTCGAGCGCGCCCTTGAACTCGGGCTGGGGGAGTTCCCCGAGCTGCATCCCAACGTGGTGGCCTTCGAGGAGCGCCTGCCCAACACCGAGGGCACCGGTGCCATCCACATGGCCGAGCTGGTGCGCCGCTCGCTGCGTATGAACCCCAGCCGCGTCATCGTTGGTGAGGTGCTCGGCGACGAGATCGTCACCATGCTCAACGCGATGAGCCAGGGCAACGACGGCTCGCTGTCGACGATCCACGCCAACTCGTCGGCCGAGGTCTTCAATCGCATCTGCACCTACGCCATCCAGAGCGCCGAGCGCCTTCCGGCAGAGGCGACGACGATGCTCATCGGCGGTGCGATCGACTTCGTGCTCTTCGTCGAGCGCGTCAACAACTTCGCGACCGGTGGGTCGTTGCGCCGCATGATCACTTCGGTGCGCGAGGTCAACGGCGTCGACGGCCGAGTGCTCTCCAGTGAGGTGTTCGCCATGGGCGAGCACGGATACGCCGAGCCGGCGGCCCAGATCTCCTGCATGGCCGACCTGGAGGCCGTGGGCTACGTGCCCGGCGCGGCCCCCACGTGGGTGGAGTACTCGGCATGA
- a CDS encoding WXG100 family type VII secretion target — translation MATGDHRIDPQEIRTTASTIRKMVSDLESSKKTLDKAATDLTGAGAGGWSTPKASKKFDTQWNEWSDGLRKLLEVGPDFAKWLDNYANDAENFDQHYS, via the coding sequence ATGGCCACTGGAGACCACCGGATTGATCCGCAGGAGATCCGTACCACCGCGAGCACCATCCGCAAGATGGTCAGCGACCTGGAGTCGAGCAAGAAGACGCTCGACAAGGCCGCGACCGACCTGACCGGCGCTGGCGCCGGCGGCTGGAGCACCCCCAAGGCGTCGAAGAAGTTCGACACGCAGTGGAACGAGTGGAGCGACGGCCTCCGCAAGCTCCTCGAGGTCGGTCCCGACTTCGCCAAGTGGCTCGACAACTACGCGAACGACGCGGAGAACTTCGACCAGCACTACTCCTGA
- a CDS encoding FtsK/SpoIIIE domain-containing protein: protein MVLAPAVMAVPMAIVLDNMRYLLFGLMSPLLALANFFSDKITNRKEHEERLREYEEKKENVLERVAKARLLEREERRVALPDPATLISQAIGPGERLWERRPDDVDHLRLRVGLTAMPPEVTIEEERRDKSLEAPEVEPLVGVPTWLGLGQLGVIGIAGEAESAVPMAQWLLGQVALLHSPKDVRIVALSDPEGHTDWEWLRWLPHLRDEADGVGVAIGARQESVGRRLNELLALIEAREAARGGEGRVGQDHVVLLDGARRLRTLPAVVELLRRGPKVGVRVICLDEQVRQLPAECKAILSLHMGRLTIHETSAEDTTDVVPDLVEPGWCETVARCLAPLRDTTPSEESAGLPSSSRLLEEIDLDPPTPEGIAQRWRGSPTTDVVLGAGYDGPFRLDLRRDGPHALVAGTTGSGKSELLQTLVASLAVANRPDDMTFVLVDYKGGSAFKDCAKLPHTVGMVTDLDTHLVGRALVSLAAELHRREHLLAGPGAKDLEDYWALRKKQPDLPPIPRLVLVIDEFASMVAELPDFITGLVSIAQRGRSLGIHLVLATQRPSGVVTPDIKANTNLRISLRVTDQNDSSDVIDAPDAALIGKNQPGRAFVRTGASTLMPFQSGRVGGRSPDRGPVEKVAVEALAWPVQWEELGLPLPQRPKIQGEETDEADTDLSALVEAVNELNDALGIPPSHRPWLDALPTAITLAELPEVPAVDEHLPPPAAWGLVDVPSEQAQRPDVFRLGRSGSLYVIGGPRSGRSTALRTLAGALADRVPVSDLNIYGLDCGNGALLGLQALAHTGAVVTRSQTSRASRLLDKITEIVEERQTTMGRAGVADLAELRSSLPPEERPPYVLLLLDRWDGFMATLGDVDGGRMAEQVQNLLRDGPAVGVYAAVSGDRTLTSGRMSSLVEDKLVLRMPDRGEYSSVGIQTKYVPDEMPDGRALTPDPVLERQVALLSDDVSGAGQNAALREIAQRHTERDRAASAVQRPFSLKEMPTRAEWDAEVDELVRLAGDRIAQGWLPLGIGGDDLDLVGVDLSGAPTAVVAGPPKSGKTTALRFVVAAGRASGLEVKAVCGARNALSDELGDAALVIDGSQDEDQIVDWVSTLPAGGVLVIDDSDLLRSGDVDDALDEVVGRARAKGWRIVAAGDTSTMGSGYSGWVADARKSRQGLLLSPSGPSDGDIFDTRLSRSLMMSKVHPGRGLVLDPSGEVTVTQVPERP from the coding sequence ATGGTGCTGGCGCCGGCGGTGATGGCGGTGCCGATGGCGATCGTGCTGGACAACATGCGCTACCTGCTCTTCGGCCTGATGTCGCCGCTGCTCGCGCTGGCCAACTTCTTCAGCGACAAGATCACCAACCGCAAGGAGCACGAGGAGCGCCTGCGCGAGTACGAGGAGAAGAAGGAGAACGTCCTCGAGCGCGTCGCCAAGGCTCGGCTGCTGGAACGGGAGGAGCGCCGGGTGGCGCTGCCCGACCCCGCCACGCTGATCTCCCAGGCGATCGGCCCGGGGGAGCGGTTGTGGGAACGCCGCCCCGACGACGTCGACCACCTCCGGCTCCGTGTCGGCCTCACCGCGATGCCCCCCGAGGTGACCATCGAGGAGGAGCGTCGCGACAAGTCCCTGGAGGCCCCGGAGGTCGAGCCCCTCGTCGGCGTCCCCACCTGGCTCGGGCTGGGTCAGCTCGGCGTGATCGGCATCGCCGGTGAGGCGGAGAGCGCGGTGCCGATGGCGCAGTGGCTGCTGGGTCAGGTCGCCCTGCTGCACAGCCCCAAGGACGTCCGGATCGTCGCCCTCAGCGACCCCGAGGGCCACACCGATTGGGAGTGGCTGCGCTGGCTGCCGCACCTGCGCGACGAGGCCGACGGCGTCGGCGTCGCGATCGGTGCGCGCCAGGAGTCGGTCGGTCGCCGGCTCAACGAGCTGCTCGCCCTGATCGAGGCCCGGGAGGCCGCCCGAGGCGGTGAGGGCCGCGTGGGTCAGGACCACGTCGTGCTGCTCGACGGGGCGCGCCGACTGCGTACGCTGCCTGCCGTCGTGGAGCTGCTGCGCCGGGGCCCGAAGGTGGGCGTGCGCGTGATCTGCCTCGACGAGCAGGTGCGCCAACTGCCGGCGGAGTGCAAGGCGATCCTGTCGCTGCACATGGGCCGGCTGACGATCCACGAGACCTCGGCCGAGGACACCACCGACGTCGTGCCCGACCTGGTCGAGCCCGGGTGGTGCGAGACCGTCGCCCGCTGCCTGGCCCCGTTGCGTGACACCACCCCCAGCGAGGAGTCGGCGGGCCTGCCGTCGTCCTCCCGGCTGCTGGAGGAGATCGACCTCGACCCGCCCACGCCCGAGGGCATCGCGCAGCGCTGGCGGGGGAGCCCGACCACCGACGTGGTCCTCGGCGCCGGGTACGACGGCCCCTTCCGCCTCGACCTGCGCCGCGACGGTCCGCACGCGCTGGTGGCCGGCACGACCGGCTCCGGCAAGTCCGAGCTGCTGCAGACCCTGGTGGCCTCCCTCGCGGTGGCCAACCGTCCCGACGACATGACCTTCGTCCTGGTCGACTACAAGGGCGGGTCGGCGTTCAAGGACTGCGCCAAGCTGCCCCACACCGTGGGCATGGTGACCGACCTCGACACCCACCTGGTCGGTCGCGCGCTGGTCTCCCTGGCGGCCGAGCTGCACCGCCGCGAGCACCTGCTCGCCGGCCCCGGTGCCAAGGACCTGGAGGACTACTGGGCGCTGCGCAAGAAGCAGCCCGACCTGCCCCCGATCCCGCGCCTGGTGCTGGTCATCGACGAGTTCGCCTCGATGGTGGCGGAGCTGCCGGACTTCATCACCGGCCTGGTCTCGATCGCCCAGCGAGGCCGCTCGCTCGGCATCCACCTGGTGCTGGCGACGCAGCGCCCCAGCGGCGTGGTCACCCCCGACATCAAGGCCAACACCAACCTCCGCATCTCGCTGCGGGTCACCGACCAGAACGACTCCAGCGACGTCATCGACGCCCCGGACGCGGCGCTGATCGGCAAGAACCAGCCCGGTCGTGCCTTCGTACGCACGGGCGCCTCCACCTTGATGCCGTTCCAGTCGGGGCGCGTCGGAGGCCGCAGCCCCGACCGGGGCCCGGTCGAGAAGGTCGCCGTCGAGGCGCTGGCCTGGCCGGTGCAGTGGGAGGAGCTGGGGCTCCCGCTCCCGCAGCGCCCGAAGATCCAGGGTGAGGAGACCGACGAGGCCGACACCGACCTCTCGGCGCTGGTCGAGGCGGTCAACGAGCTCAACGACGCCCTCGGCATCCCGCCCTCGCACCGGCCGTGGCTTGACGCCCTCCCGACCGCGATCACGCTGGCCGAGCTGCCCGAGGTGCCCGCGGTCGACGAGCACCTGCCCCCGCCGGCCGCGTGGGGCCTGGTCGACGTCCCGTCCGAGCAGGCGCAGCGTCCCGACGTCTTCCGGCTCGGACGCAGCGGCTCGCTCTACGTCATCGGTGGCCCGCGCAGCGGCCGCTCCACGGCCCTGCGTACGTTGGCCGGCGCCCTCGCCGACCGCGTCCCCGTCTCCGACCTCAACATCTACGGCCTCGACTGCGGCAACGGCGCTCTGCTCGGCCTGCAGGCGCTGGCCCACACCGGTGCCGTCGTCACCCGCTCCCAGACCAGCCGGGCCAGCCGGCTCCTCGACAAGATCACCGAGATCGTGGAGGAGCGCCAGACCACGATGGGCCGCGCCGGTGTCGCCGACCTGGCGGAGCTCCGCAGCAGCCTGCCGCCCGAGGAACGGCCGCCCTACGTCCTGCTCCTCCTCGACCGCTGGGACGGCTTCATGGCGACCCTCGGTGACGTCGACGGCGGCCGGATGGCCGAGCAGGTGCAGAACCTGCTCCGTGACGGACCCGCCGTCGGTGTCTACGCCGCGGTCTCCGGCGACCGGACCCTCACGTCGGGCCGGATGTCGTCGCTCGTCGAGGACAAGCTCGTGCTGCGCATGCCCGACCGCGGCGAGTACAGCAGCGTCGGGATCCAGACGAAGTACGTCCCCGACGAGATGCCGGACGGTCGTGCGCTGACCCCGGACCCGGTGCTCGAGCGCCAGGTCGCGCTGCTCTCCGACGACGTCTCAGGCGCCGGGCAGAACGCCGCGCTGCGTGAGATCGCCCAGCGGCACACCGAGCGTGACCGGGCAGCGAGTGCGGTGCAGCGGCCGTTCTCGCTCAAGGAGATGCCGACCCGCGCCGAGTGGGATGCCGAGGTCGACGAGCTGGTCCGCCTCGCCGGCGACCGCATCGCGCAGGGGTGGTTGCCCCTGGGCATCGGCGGCGACGACCTCGACCTGGTCGGGGTCGACCTCAGCGGTGCCCCGACGGCCGTGGTCGCCGGGCCGCCCAAGTCGGGCAAGACGACCGCGTTGCGCTTCGTGGTCGCTGCCGGCCGGGCCTCCGGGCTCGAGGTGAAGGCGGTCTGCGGGGCGCGCAACGCGCTCTCGGACGAGCTCGGCGACGCGGCCCTGGTCATCGACGGCTCCCAGGACGAGGACCAGATCGTCGACTGGGTGTCGACGCTGCCCGCGGGGGGAGTGCTCGTCATCGACGACAGCGACCTGCTGCGCAGCGGCGACGTCGACGACGCCCTGGACGAGGTGGTGGGCCGGGCGCGCGCCAAGGGATGGCGCATCGTCGCTGCGGGTGACACCTCCACCATGGGGTCCGGCTACAGCGGGTGGGTCGCCGACGCGCGCAAGTCGCGCCAGGGCCTGCTGCTCTCGCCCTCCGGTCCCTCCGACGGTGACATCTTCGACACCCGGCTGTCGCGCAGCCTGATGATGTCGAAGGTGCACCCGGGTCGTGGCCTCGTCCTGGACCCGTCCGGCGAGGTCACGGTCACCCAGGTGCCTGAGCGCCCCTGA